The window tggAAAAAAGGCCTGATGATCTACAAGTGAGAGTCACTGATAATCCTTGAGGGGATGGTCTCAATAGACATATGGGGATGGAAACCAGATACTAAGGGTTGAGGAGAGGATGGGGTTGTGATGAAGTAGAGACATTTAGGGGAGACATTTAACAGGAAGTTTagcataagagaagaaaagtttcAGGATGGCAGTTTGACAAAATTAAGCAAACttatttttggtttggtttttttgcaaggcaatggggttaaataacattcccaaggtcactcatttaggtaattattaagcatctgaagctggatttgaattcaggtcttcctaactccagggctggtactctatccactcctccacctagctgcccctttttgtttgtttttaagttttagaattgggaagacctgagcATGTCTAcatagagaggggaagaaaagattgATGATACATGAAAAAGATAATTCTTGCTGTGACACTGTCTTGAAAGGGGGGAGATGAGTTCAAGTGCACATTGAACTTTGTTTTAGGAGATGGGATGACTCCTATTCTGAACGAAGAGGGTAGCAGAAGCAAAGGAGTGGGGATACTGAAAAGTTTTAAGGAAGGGGAGAGTATAGTGGACTGAAGCATGAGCTGATGTCTTCTGTGCTCAGTCTGCATTGTGAATTGTAGTCTGAGAATGAGAAGGAACCTCCAAGGCCATCTTGAACAACCTGTCCACTCAAAGAAGTGCCACCATTATGTATCCAGCAAATGATAAAATCACCATTTGTGAGAATGAGggtcagagaaaggaaagaagttggGAGTTGATGCCAGAGGAGATAATACATGAAGTGAATGTGGTAGAGGCAAGGTACTGGCCAGAATCAAGGGCTGTAACCCAAGTTCTCAATGGTTGAAATCAtcctttcatgattttctccattgATACTCAGAAGGAAGAACAGCAAAATCAGAAAATGAAAGGTTATACAGGGATGAATAACTATAGGTGACTAATATTGAAAGAGAAGGCTGTAAGGGAGTGGCAGAGAGTAACTAGTGAGACCTTTATATGTGAGACCATGTAGTCAAGGGTATATATAGTAAATACAAAACTATAGGGTATGAGTTGGACTGTGAAAATAGAATATAGGCAGTGTCAAGGGCAAAGAATAGATTCACTGTGTCAGAGGAGAGATTGAAAGGTCAGAGATGGTGGtcatagaatttcaaaattcCAGATATTATATTTGGCACAATTCCAGTTTTTGAAGTCTTATATATGACCTGAGAGGTCTAAAGCTGAAAATAAAGAGCATCAATAGGTCCCTTAGATTGCTAGCAGAGTAGAGCTAGGAGATGAAGATCATGATAAAGGCACTGAGGAACTTGAGAGAAAGTCTTGAAAGTTGTAGATGCCAGCAAAACAACAGGAAATAATGTGATACtgttatgattctatgattccatagtttgggaaggaccttagagagGTATGGATTGCAACTCATCTATCCCTGCTCATCCTATGTTCCATATGTCTATGACATCTTGAAAGCCTGGTTCCACTTACTATGCTAGAAGTTGTCTTTTGTTCTCCTGACATCAGAGTGGAGGTACTTTTGGACTATCTACCTCTCATCCCTCATTCTTCCTACATGccttgtccatcttttctttctcacaaATAATTCTTTGATGCTGCTGCTGTCATACTTAATCTCTTTCAGAATTCCTCATGGGTGGTATGTTGTCTCCTGTTTACCATGTGTTTTTCCACTGCCCTCCAGGTAATGCTTTtcctgtgatttttttgtttgttttttgcaaggcaatgggattaattgacttgctcaaggtcatacagctaggcaattattgagtgtctgacgccagatttgaactcggatcctcctgacactggctggtgttctattcactgtaaccacccagctgccccttgcAATTTTTGTTAGAAGCAGTGATGATCCAGACTTCCTGTTATACAGCAACACTAGTATAATGTTTGTGTTGAAATGATGAGACTTTTGTTTTTAGAGGTAGCTTGAGGTCATTTAGAAGTGCTTCACAACTTCTGAATGCAGTTGAACCTCCTTCTCAACTTGATACAGTTCATGTCCACTTGCACTGCCTGTCCTGGACTTATGGAATACTGAAGGACTCTAGAGGATATTCTTTTAGATTCATATTCTAATTGGGACAATAGATAATCTTCATCCATTTGgtctcttttgttttaaaaacaattgcTGGAGTTTTTGTTTTGCACTAAGATTTCTAAAGGActttatatgtcctttatagAAAGCTCAATGAGGTCCAcattaccattattattttactaattttgtacaagaggaaactgagcctcagagaagtTGGATGACTTTACCAGTTCAGATCAGGATTATATTGATTGTAGCACTTCTCTGCTCAAGGGAGAAGGCCAGGACTTAACCCAAGTCTTCTGGTTTCAATTCAAGGACCCATCTGAGCTCCAGTTCTTTCCAAGGTTTTTGTCCTCTAATTCCCTCTCCCACCAGGCAGAGGAAATAGTTGGTAAACTCTCAATGTAGGGGAAGTCTCTATAATGAACTCAAGTATGCCACCCTCTGACTTGGGTTTATGGGCTCTTGTTCTACTGTCTATGTGATAAGCCTGAGTTTAGCTGCTAAAGACCCATTCTCTGAAAGCTACTCTGAAAGCTACCTCATATGAAGCATTGCTTGCACAGGTACTCAAGAATAAGTGACTGCCACTCCTATTCACCATCTTTTCTTACATCTCTATTTCTTTAACTTAAAAGATTGTTCTATCTCCCTCTTTGGTTCAAGACTCAAGAAGTATTGTGATCCTTGACCAAATTTCATTggtctcctcctcttccccatccACCATGACCTCTAccctggctctctctctctctctctctctctctctctctctctctctctctcttcatcttcccctaaATGAGGTGTTGCCCAACAGGAAATTCATAATCATAAGGTCCAATATATGGGTAATCTACAAGCCCAACTGCTGTCCTAGACTGAGGAAAAGGAGCAAAATGCCTAAGTACCATGTCTCAAAAATGTTTCAGAGTGGGACATACAATGGAAGAAGTCCATGTCCCCAAAGTAGGGACAGGGAGTAATGAAGTAAAGAGTTTGTCTATgtgtatttttgtgtatgtgtatgtgtgtgtctatgttgtgtgtgtgtgtgtgtgtgtgtgtgtttgtgtggagagagagagaaatatatctGGTATGGGGTAAAGAGGATGAGAAGCATAGCAAGGTTTTATATCAACGGCTTtacaaatttcctttcctttatatttgtagGTATTTCTCTTGGTGGCTTGCAGAAATTGTTTCTTGTAATTGAAATTGTAAGATTTAATCACTAAGCTTGAGAATCAAGTTTATTATCACAGCAAAGCTCATGTCTTGCCTCATCAATGAGTTCATTTGCCCTACCAGGCATCTTTTATTGATTTTGCCTATCTTTTCAGATCCAGATGGGATAAGACACATTTGTTTCCATTAATGGATGATCCACTCTGAACATTGGACAAAGGTCCTGCTCTACTAATTCTGAAAGACCTGTCCTAAACTTTGGGTTCCggtcaaatgatataaaagaGTTGATGCAGTAGGCAGGGCTGCATTACCTGACCATTTACATTTCATTTGCCATgaaaggtttctttttcttttctttctttttttttgtcaaggtgCAGGGCTGAGGGTGGtgtgtgacttgcctaggatcacacagctaggtaattattaagtgtctgtggccaaatttgaactcaggtcttctgactccaggaccagtactccaTTCATTGCACAACTAGCTGCCTCCAAAACAGTTTTCTTTCTACAGGATATCacataattacatttttaaaggaaaaatgagtaGAATACCTATGACATCTCATTATTCACTCCAGTGAAGGAAGATCATGGACATATAATGGCATTGGTGCAAGGACAcagaaatatatacacacatcccCAGTCAGGGAGTTCTGAAGATTACTTGGAAATGTAGGTGAAAAGGAAACTAGGTGTAATTTCCCTTCAAGGTCAATTGATGTGCTGGACATGAAAATCAATCTCATTCTTTAATCACCCAATTTAATCACCTACAGGAATAATCTTTGGTTGTTTCCCCAAACTAAATCCACCCCCAAAGAATGAAGATTTGTCACCATCAAGGATGCTTCAAAGCAATCCTGGAGTCTCAGGAGGCAACTCCAAAAGAAAAGTTTCCTACAAATTTTGAATAATGGCACCATCATCATCAGAATAAGGAAACAAGTTTTTACTGTGTCTACTTTGTGCCAACCACTGGGCTAAGGGCTGTAcaaatttcatctcattggattctcacaTTTCCAGGTAAGCTTTCTTATTATTCCACTTTATGGCTGATGACATGGAATTAGAGAAatgttaggtaacttgcccagggtcacatagctagtaagtttctgaaccCCAATTTGCATTCCAGTCTTCTGATTTCAGGTCGAGCACTTTTATACATTGCATGACCTTGATCAGGGCTGtacaaccttacttttaaaacatttattgcaataatagacaatatattttgatttgccattttaatgagagctctgtggtagcttgacttcatttactaaagcactTAATATATAAATAGCTTTCAAGTTGACTACTTTGAAAGGATGAATGTTATCTGCAATGCTCACTAAAAAATACATCTCCATTGCAGTCTGACATAATACATGGAGATACAGTCAATTCTAGGCAAAATTTGCTggtcacctccttaacttctctcTTTGCTTCCCTCTCCTACTTTTTGCTTTAATGACTCTTCCACCATAGAGTACATTTCCTCACAGTATGCTGCTGCCCATTCCGCCATCCCATAGAGTTAGTGTCTGTCACAGATCCTCCTATGAAAATGAGTTTTGAAGAGATTGGAAATATTTAGCCTTGAGAAAAAGATTTCTTTGGAATGTGACAAATTAATGTTGAATATATATGAAAGCTCTATTTCACATGTCCTCACTATGCATCCCCAAATATTCTTGTCTTATTGGAGTCCCATCCAGCAAGACCTGAGAGGTTGAGATCTAAAGTAGTCTTGGCATATAGTCTTGGTCTGTTAGGTAGACTGCCTCTTCATCAGATCTGagctcagatacttcctagcttcCTGTCCTCAGAGTCACAAAGAGAGAATTAGTGTCCTGTCTCTTGTAGTATTTATCTTCTCAGTGCTTAGAACATATTAGGCACTTAAGCATTTATTGATTGACAAAATGAATGCCACACCCACAGTCTTTATATAAAGTTGAAGTCTGTCCATCACTGAGGTCAGATAGGAGGGGTCAGTGAATATTGGTGATGAAactgaggagggaaagagaactCTCAATTCATGACTTGAGGATTCCAGTTCAAGTCAAGGGTCCTCCCTTGCTGGCTGTCCTTTGGTATTTTATATAAGTCTCCTAGACTCAGAGTCTTTCTGAAGAACTATAAGACTGTCCACTATGGCCTGCccacagcaaaaaaaaacaaagcactgTGTTCTATAAGCCAAGCAGAAGtcacaaaaacttaaaagaaaaataagatctgCAAATTTAGGGAATCTACCCAAAATCTACCCATCACCCACAGTTGGGCACAGTGTAACCTGACTCAAATGTGGAGATGTTGTTCTGATGCTTAGGACCACAACCATTCACATGAGTATCTGTTTTTCCATCTGTTTCCTTCCTTTGCTGTATCTGTTCTGGATTAGGTACTTCCCATTGACTCCTATAATCCATAGTAAGGTAAAGTGGGATTTGGTAGTCAGGGGGTTAACTCTCTCCCACCCCCCAAATAATGATCTCTTCTATTTTCATTCAGCTTCAGCTATGAAGGACATTAAAGAAAGGGGAAACCAAACCATTGTCACTGAATTCCTCTTCCTGGGGTTTTCCAACCATTCAGAACTGCAAGGATTGTTCTTCctgatatttttgattttgtacCTGCTAACTATTCTGGGTAACCTTCTCATATTAACAGCAATCAGAATCAATGCTGTTCTTCATACTCCCATGTACTATTTCCTCAGCAACTTGTCCTTCCTGGACATCTGCTACACCTCCACCACTGTCCCCATCATGCTAGTGAACTTTTTCAGAGAGAAGAAGACCATTAGTTATGAAGGCTGCCTGTCCCAGGTCTTCTTCCTTGTTACTTTTGCAGGCACTGAGTCTGTTCTGTTGGCTGCTATGGCTTATGACAGATTTATAGCTATTTGCTATCCATTACGCTACCCAATTCTTATGAGCAATAGAGTCTATGCCTACTTAGCAGCAGGGACATGGTTGTGTGGATTAGTGAATTCTCTGACCCACACAGGGCTGACAGCAGCTCTCACTTTATGTGGTCCTAAccagatcagtcattttctcTGTGATATCCCCCTCCTTCTGAAGCTCTCTTGCTCAGATACTTCAGTCATTGAGGTTGCTCTCTATGTGTCCAGTGCCATCATCGGTTTGAGCCCCTGCCTCTTCACTGCTGTTTCCTATATGCTCATCATCTCTGCCATCTTGAAAATCCAGTCTACTCAAGGGCGGCAAAAAGCCTTCTCCACCTGTGCCTCTCATCTCACTGTAGTGGTCATCTACTATGGAAATGCCAATCTCAACTATAATCATCCCAGTTCAGGCTACTCCCTAGATGTAGACATTCTGATCACAGTTCTTTACTGTATTGTTACCCCCATGTTAAATCCTATCATCTACAGCCTGAGAAACAAGGAAGTCAAGGTTGCCTTGAAGAAGCTATGCGAAGGATACATTTTACTTAGTTATTCCAGCGCTTAAATCAGTTCCTAACTTGGGATCCATTaacttggttttaaaaaatattaatttaattttgaatgtaattcatttcctttgtaatccagtacatttaaaaacatcattcttcCTCATCACTGtccattctattctattcattctctcatttttgtTTACTATCTATCTACTAGTAGGTTGATTCCTTACTTGTCTACAAATGTGTCCATTTCTTTCCACCTGCCAAAAACACACTAATAACACAATAGCTACACCTCATATCTCTTCTTCTTTGTGGTTAAATTGCCAGAGGTCATCTAAAATCATTGCGTTCATTTCATTACCTTTCACtctcttcaatttattttgtttatagcttgtttgtgcatagttgttttcatgttgtgtTCCACATTAGACTGTAATgtccttgagagcagggtctgTCCTTTTTTTAGATCCTTGGTAAAACTTTCCTTATATTCATAGCACATAGTAAAAGTCACATTCTAAGAActcaataaaatgttttattgactaAAAAAGGAATCAATAGTATTCATCATATTGCCAAAGGTGTTTGTACCACATAAGAAGCTTAAGAATCACTAGTCTGGATCAATATAATTCTTCCTATATAAATGATTCCTTTGGTAGgaataagaaatatttgaatGGGTACAAAACTAAAAGTTAACTCATTAACACATGACTGTGAGTTTCAATTACAAGATGCTTCAGATCACTGActgggatttgttttgcttttatattacTTTTGATATCTCTCACCCTTAGCAtatgcctggtacatagtaagtaaATCATTCATGAAAAAGCAACTTTAAAATTGATGTGGTGGGGAACAATGGAGGAGCCTCTTCATCATCTGAACTTCCTAAAAGTGGAATAGGCTAATATATTAACaaatgtcaaattatttttttaaaaagtactgagGTTTTGCCTCACACAGTCCTTTTTAATTACTTGGGAAACTATATGTCTAAAACATTTCACATTTCCtgttatatttctataatatcaAGTCTTCTAAGGAGCAGTATTTCTGCACTTTTCTTTCACCCGAGAAATTAACATAAGTTTATCATCTGCTTGCAGGCTTCTGACTTCTTACATTACTTTCAGATGATTTTTATCCtagtatatatgaaataaattatcatttaaaatatgCCATACAATTTCCTTCCTACCATTTTTCTGGTACTTCATCAAATATAGAACTAATGATTCTCCATGAACTATGCAGTGCCTTAGCAGCAATGGTCGGTCAAGACTTTCAATGAGGCTAAAACATGAGAAATCAGGAACAGGAGCCAGGTAAATATAATTGGATAAGTTGAATAAGGCAGAAAAAGTGAGAAGGAAGGagtgatggaaaaaatatttatcaagggCTTACAAAATATCACACATTTTGCTTAATCCtgggagaaatataaaaagaaacagttcctgtcctcaaggaccttacatttttACGAGGGAAGACAATATGTATAGGCCATTGTTAgtctgggaaagaaaggaagaaaagaattggaGTAGGAACTGAGCAGTACAGGCAGATGATAAGATGGCTTGGAACAGACTAATGGTTGGATGACTAATGCATATCTATCATGTCAAAacaagaagagggggaaaaatttatgtttttttgaGCATAAGGGCTGAGAATAGAAAATTTTCTAAGAACACTCTCAACCACTCTTTATCAAACACTGaatggtttaaatttttttttttttgctgcagaTTTGA is drawn from Macrotis lagotis isolate mMagLag1 chromosome 5, bilby.v1.9.chrom.fasta, whole genome shotgun sequence and contains these coding sequences:
- the LOC141490084 gene encoding olfactory receptor 5V1-like → MKDIKERGNQTIVTEFLFLGFSNHSELQGLFFLIFLILYLLTILGNLLILTAIRINAVLHTPMYYFLSNLSFLDICYTSTTVPIMLVNFFREKKTISYEGCLSQVFFLVTFAGTESVLLAAMAYDRFIAICYPLRYPILMSNRVYAYLAAGTWLCGLVNSLTHTGLTAALTLCGPNQISHFLCDIPLLLKLSCSDTSVIEVALYVSSAIIGLSPCLFTAVSYMLIISAILKIQSTQGRQKAFSTCASHLTVVVIYYGNANLNYNHPSSGYSLDVDILITVLYCIVTPMLNPIIYSLRNKEVKVALKKLCEGYILLSYSSA